A window of Phyllobacterium sp. T1293 contains these coding sequences:
- a CDS encoding sugar ABC transporter ATP-binding protein: MAGATAPALADAAVKPVLDLSGVKKRFGGVVALDGVSFSLRPGEVHALVGENGAGKSTLIKILCGIIQRDAGTIALDSETYDPHTPGDAKKAGIQVVHQEFNLLPYLSVAENICFEDMPRKAFGMVDFPTLYAKARKALDAIGLGDVDVRRPVESLGVAHRQLVEIARALMGESRILILDEPTATLTARETERLFEIIAALKAKGVAVVFVSHHLNEVFSICDRVTVLRNGQSVMTADIAATTPDQLVTNMVGRQLAAAMAAARDLDKTGRTALSLRGLRHPASPHAEGISFDLHYGEILGIAGLVGSGRTELLRSIFAADLPLSGTLERDGKPRRYQNPKQAIRDGIGFVTEDRKEEGLILDMAIAANVTLASLRKVSRLGLLNKRAETLLTQQLGGEIKLKYGGASDAVSTLSGGNQQKVVLAKWLANDPKILLLDEPTRGVDVGAKAEIYALLRGLAEKGLALLIVSSELPELITLSDRILVMSKHRIAGEVARADFSEERILNFAYKDERNHGHH; the protein is encoded by the coding sequence ATGGCAGGTGCGACGGCCCCGGCATTGGCGGATGCTGCCGTAAAACCGGTGCTTGATCTATCGGGCGTCAAAAAGCGCTTTGGCGGCGTAGTTGCGCTTGATGGCGTCAGCTTTTCGCTGCGCCCGGGCGAAGTGCATGCGCTTGTTGGCGAAAATGGTGCGGGCAAGTCCACGCTGATCAAGATCCTGTGCGGGATCATCCAGCGCGATGCGGGCACAATTGCGCTTGATAGCGAGACCTATGATCCGCATACACCTGGCGATGCCAAGAAGGCCGGCATTCAGGTGGTGCATCAGGAGTTCAATCTCCTGCCCTATCTCTCTGTTGCCGAAAACATCTGCTTTGAGGACATGCCACGCAAAGCATTCGGCATGGTCGATTTCCCGACACTCTATGCCAAAGCGCGCAAGGCGCTCGATGCCATTGGGCTTGGCGATGTCGATGTGCGCCGTCCGGTGGAATCCCTTGGCGTGGCCCATCGCCAGCTCGTTGAAATTGCCCGCGCCCTGATGGGTGAAAGCCGCATTCTCATTCTTGATGAGCCAACGGCAACGCTGACTGCGCGCGAGACTGAACGGCTGTTTGAGATCATTGCTGCTCTCAAAGCCAAGGGCGTGGCTGTGGTGTTTGTCTCGCATCATCTCAATGAAGTATTCTCCATCTGCGACCGGGTGACGGTGCTGCGCAATGGCCAATCGGTTATGACGGCGGATATTGCAGCCACCACCCCGGATCAGCTTGTTACCAATATGGTTGGACGCCAGCTTGCCGCCGCCATGGCCGCCGCACGCGATCTGGATAAAACCGGCCGCACCGCCCTCTCCTTGCGCGGTTTGCGCCACCCCGCCTCACCCCATGCGGAAGGCATTTCCTTCGATCTGCACTATGGCGAAATTCTTGGCATTGCCGGGCTCGTCGGTTCCGGCCGCACGGAACTTTTGCGTTCAATATTCGCCGCTGATTTGCCTCTCTCCGGCACGCTGGAACGGGATGGAAAGCCGCGCCGTTACCAGAACCCCAAGCAGGCAATCCGCGACGGTATCGGTTTTGTCACCGAAGACCGCAAGGAAGAGGGTCTGATCCTTGATATGGCGATAGCAGCCAATGTGACATTGGCGAGCCTGCGCAAAGTCTCGCGCCTCGGCCTTCTCAACAAGCGCGCGGAGACGCTGTTGACCCAACAGCTCGGCGGCGAGATCAAGCTGAAATATGGCGGCGCTTCCGATGCGGTTTCCACCCTTTCCGGCGGCAACCAGCAAAAGGTGGTGCTGGCCAAATGGCTGGCGAACGATCCGAAAATCCTGCTGCTCGATGAACCGACGCGCGGCGTTGATGTGGGCGCCAAGGCGGAAATCTATGCGCTGCTGCGCGGCCTTGCGGAAAAAGGTCTCGCCCTTCTTATCGTTTCGTCGGAACTGCCTGAACTCATCACGCTCAGCGACCGGATTCTTGTCATGTCGAAACACCGCATTGCCGGTGAAGTGGCACGCGCGGACTTTTCCGAAGAGCGCATTTTGAACTTTGCCTATAAGGACGAACGCAACCATGGACACCACTGA
- the rbsK gene encoding ribokinase, whose protein sequence is MARRIAVVGSNMTDLVTSIIRMPAPGETLEAPAFAMGFGGKGANQAVAAARLGADVMMVTKVGDDVFGQSTIANLKSNGIDISHVGTVAGQSSGVAPIFVDETGENSILIIKGANNDLKPSDIDAAAEDLKSCDLILMQLEVPLETVYYTAAFAEKHGIETILNPAPAAPDLDAAKVAKVTFLVPNESELALLTGMPTETDEQIEKAAHSLISRGIRTVIVTLGSRGARLITSDKSTMIEPVKVKPKDTTGAGDAFIGSFARYYVESKELEASLKKAALYAADSITRPGTQKAYATTTEFEAFIAANKA, encoded by the coding sequence ATGGCTCGTCGCATTGCAGTCGTTGGCAGCAACATGACCGATCTCGTCACATCGATCATCCGCATGCCAGCGCCCGGCGAAACACTGGAAGCACCGGCATTTGCCATGGGGTTCGGCGGCAAGGGTGCCAATCAGGCCGTCGCCGCTGCCCGATTGGGCGCTGATGTGATGATGGTCACAAAGGTCGGCGACGATGTATTCGGCCAGAGCACGATTGCCAATCTGAAAAGCAATGGCATTGATATCAGCCATGTCGGCACTGTCGCTGGTCAATCGAGCGGTGTCGCACCAATTTTTGTCGATGAGACGGGCGAGAATTCCATTCTGATCATCAAGGGCGCAAACAACGATCTGAAACCGTCCGATATCGACGCAGCGGCGGAGGATTTGAAGAGCTGCGATCTGATCCTGATGCAGCTGGAAGTGCCGCTGGAGACGGTTTACTACACCGCCGCTTTCGCCGAAAAGCATGGCATTGAAACCATCCTCAACCCCGCGCCCGCCGCCCCTGATCTCGATGCTGCAAAAGTCGCAAAAGTCACGTTTTTGGTGCCCAATGAAAGCGAACTGGCACTGCTAACCGGCATGCCCACCGAAACGGATGAACAGATTGAAAAGGCGGCTCATTCGCTGATTTCGCGGGGCATCCGCACGGTTATCGTCACGCTGGGCTCGCGCGGCGCGCGGCTGATTACATCTGATAAGTCGACCATGATCGAGCCGGTCAAAGTCAAGCCGAAGGACACGACAGGCGCAGGCGATGCCTTCATCGGCAGCTTTGCCCGCTACTATGTCGAGAGCAAAGAGCTTGAGGCATCGCTGAAAAAAGCAGCGCTCTATGCGGCTGACTCCATCACCCGGCCCGGCACGCAGAAAGCCTATGCGACGACGACAGAATTCGAAGCCTTCATCGCCGCGAACAAAGCTTGA
- a CDS encoding RbsD/FucU family protein produces MLKNLDPLLNADVLYALKSMGHGDRLVICDTNFPGDSIARQTRLGRLLRIDNVSAPRAARAILSVMPLDTFIDDAAARMEIVGSPDEIPAVQKEMQVEIDAAEGKHWPMVSIDRMAFYEHAKNAYCVIATGERRFYGCFILTKGVIPPEAD; encoded by the coding sequence GTGCTGAAAAATCTCGATCCGCTTTTGAATGCCGATGTGCTCTATGCGCTGAAATCCATGGGGCACGGCGACCGTCTGGTTATTTGCGATACGAACTTTCCCGGCGATTCCATCGCCCGGCAGACGCGCCTTGGCCGCCTGCTGCGTATTGACAATGTAAGCGCCCCACGCGCCGCCCGCGCCATTCTCTCGGTCATGCCGCTCGACACATTTATCGATGACGCCGCCGCCCGCATGGAAATCGTCGGCAGCCCCGATGAGATTCCCGCTGTGCAGAAGGAAATGCAGGTGGAAATCGATGCGGCTGAGGGCAAGCATTGGCCGATGGTCTCCATTGACCGCATGGCCTTTTACGAACACGCCAAGAACGCCTATTGCGTCATCGCCACGGGCGAGCGCCGTTTTTACGGCTGTTTCATTCTGACCAAGGGCGTGATTCCGCCAGAGGCCGATTAA
- a CDS encoding ABC transporter permease, whose protein sequence is MDTTDLTTAPAGSRTIATTTKTVLREAGIGIALIALIIVFSFTPHFLSSSNVTNILTQVTINLVLSIGMTFVILIGGIDLSVGSVLSFCAVVAGTVMTLPGLDPVMAVFLATISAILAGIGFGLLNGLISAYWAIPSFIVTLGTLNIARGAALQVTNASTIYSFPAAFNAFGSKTFYGIPLLFLIALVLVAIGWFVLTKTVFGRVLYGIGNNEEAARLAGHNVFFYKVAAFTICGVLVGIGAIIYMARLNIASPIIGIGFELNAIAAVIIGGTSLSGGRGSIVGTLLGACIIGVLANGLILLGLSDFMRQMITGFVIILAVILDKYRERLTKA, encoded by the coding sequence ATGGACACCACTGATTTGACCACGGCGCCCGCGGGCAGCAGAACCATCGCAACCACGACCAAGACAGTGCTGCGCGAGGCGGGTATCGGCATTGCACTGATCGCGCTGATCATCGTGTTTTCCTTCACGCCGCACTTTTTGTCCTCCAGCAACGTCACCAATATCCTGACGCAGGTGACGATCAATCTGGTGCTTTCCATCGGCATGACCTTCGTCATCCTCATCGGTGGCATCGATCTTTCCGTCGGCTCTGTCCTGTCCTTCTGCGCCGTGGTGGCGGGCACAGTCATGACCCTGCCGGGGCTTGATCCTGTCATGGCGGTGTTTCTGGCAACCATCAGCGCTATTCTTGCGGGCATCGGGTTCGGCCTGCTCAATGGGTTGATCAGCGCCTACTGGGCCATTCCGTCGTTCATCGTCACGCTTGGCACGCTCAACATCGCGCGCGGTGCGGCGCTGCAGGTGACCAATGCCTCCACGATCTATTCCTTCCCGGCAGCGTTCAATGCCTTTGGTTCGAAAACCTTCTACGGCATCCCGCTGCTGTTCCTGATTGCGCTGGTGCTGGTGGCAATTGGCTGGTTTGTCCTTACCAAAACCGTGTTCGGCCGCGTGCTCTACGGCATTGGCAACAATGAGGAAGCGGCCCGCCTCGCCGGGCACAATGTGTTCTTCTACAAGGTTGCGGCCTTTACCATTTGCGGCGTTCTCGTCGGCATCGGCGCGATCATCTACATGGCCCGCCTCAACATTGCGAGCCCGATCATCGGCATCGGCTTTGAACTCAATGCGATTGCCGCTGTCATCATTGGCGGCACGAGCCTGAGTGGCGGGCGTGGCAGCATTGTCGGCACGCTGCTTGGCGCCTGTATCATCGGCGTGCTTGCCAATGGTCTTATTCTTTTGGGTCTGAGCGATTTCATGCGGCAGATGATCACCGGATTTGTGATTATCCTTGCAGTAATCCTTGACAAATATCGTGAAAGGCTGACGAAAGCATAA
- a CDS encoding sugar ABC transporter substrate-binding protein — MKFAHLIAASILVGTLAMPAASFAADKPVVGLVMKSLANEFFKNMLEGAKAHEAKRGDYTLKAVGMQSETDVETQINAIESFITQKVDAIVVAPSDSRALVPPIKRAVDAGITVVNFDVALDDKAKEEAGLKLAFVGPDNREGAKMAGDALAKKLGAGAKVVIIEGNPGADNAAQRKLGFMDSVAAGKLDLLDSRTAHWETEEANTVFSNMLTAHPDIQGVMAANDSMVLGVVKAIEAAGKTGKIEVVGFDNIPAVQPLLKEKKLLATVDQFGQQMAANAIDKALGVVAGGKPLEGWVKTEIKLVTSDDVK, encoded by the coding sequence ATGAAATTCGCACATCTTATTGCCGCCAGCATTCTGGTCGGCACGCTCGCCATGCCTGCTGCAAGCTTTGCTGCTGACAAGCCTGTTGTTGGGCTGGTGATGAAATCGCTTGCCAATGAATTCTTCAAGAACATGCTTGAGGGTGCCAAGGCGCATGAGGCCAAGCGTGGCGATTATACGCTTAAAGCCGTTGGCATGCAGTCCGAGACCGATGTCGAGACGCAGATCAATGCGATCGAGAGTTTTATCACCCAGAAGGTAGATGCCATTGTTGTCGCGCCGTCCGATTCCCGCGCCCTCGTTCCGCCAATCAAACGCGCTGTCGATGCCGGTATTACCGTGGTCAATTTCGACGTGGCGCTCGATGACAAGGCCAAGGAAGAAGCTGGTCTGAAGCTGGCTTTCGTCGGCCCTGACAATCGCGAAGGCGCCAAGATGGCCGGTGATGCGCTGGCCAAGAAGCTGGGTGCCGGTGCGAAGGTCGTCATTATCGAAGGCAATCCCGGTGCTGACAATGCCGCCCAGCGCAAGCTTGGTTTCATGGACTCCGTCGCTGCGGGCAAGCTTGATCTTCTGGACTCGCGCACCGCCCATTGGGAAACTGAAGAAGCCAATACGGTTTTCTCCAACATGCTGACCGCCCATCCTGACATTCAGGGCGTGATGGCTGCCAATGACTCCATGGTGCTTGGTGTGGTCAAGGCCATTGAAGCGGCTGGTAAAACCGGCAAGATCGAAGTCGTTGGTTTTGACAATATCCCTGCCGTACAGCCGCTCCTGAAGGAAAAGAAGCTGCTGGCCACCGTTGACCAGTTTGGTCAGCAGATGGCCGCCAATGCCATCGACAAGGCACTCGGCGTTGTGGCGGGTGGCAAGCCGCTGGAAGGCTGGGTCAAGACCGAGATCAAACTCGTCACCTCTGATGATGTGAAGTAA
- the cysD gene encoding sulfate adenylyltransferase subunit CysD, producing the protein MTKSLTHLQRLEAEAIHIFREVAATFSKPVMLYSIGKDSSVMLHLAMKAFYPAKPPFPFLHVDTTWKFKEMIAFRDSEAKRLGFDLLVHSNQEGIDQGISPFVHGSNTHTHIMKTVGLRQALGKYGFDAAFGGARRDEEKSRAKERIFSFRNAQHSWDPKNQRPEMWKIYNTRVAKGESIRVFPISNWTELDIWQYILQENIPIVPLYYAAKRPVVERDGMLIMRDDERMQLLPGEVLEEKLVRFRTLGCYPLTGAIESDAVTLPEIVSEMLIARTSERQGRLIDKDEAGSMEKKKREGYF; encoded by the coding sequence ATGACCAAGAGCCTGACGCACCTTCAGCGTCTTGAAGCCGAAGCAATCCATATTTTCCGCGAGGTTGCCGCGACATTTTCCAAGCCGGTGATGCTGTATTCCATCGGTAAGGACTCTTCCGTCATGCTGCATCTGGCGATGAAGGCCTTCTATCCGGCCAAACCGCCATTTCCTTTTTTGCACGTCGACACCACTTGGAAATTCAAGGAGATGATCGCGTTTCGTGATTCAGAAGCAAAGCGTCTCGGCTTTGATCTGCTGGTTCACAGCAATCAGGAAGGCATCGATCAGGGCATCAGCCCGTTCGTACATGGGTCGAACACCCACACCCACATCATGAAAACCGTTGGCCTGCGCCAGGCGCTCGGCAAATATGGCTTTGACGCAGCCTTTGGCGGTGCGCGGCGCGATGAGGAAAAGTCCCGCGCCAAGGAGCGTATTTTCTCGTTCCGCAATGCCCAGCATTCCTGGGACCCGAAGAACCAGCGCCCTGAGATGTGGAAGATCTACAATACCCGTGTTGCCAAGGGCGAATCCATCCGCGTTTTCCCCATCTCCAACTGGACCGAACTCGATATCTGGCAGTACATCCTGCAGGAGAATATCCCGATTGTTCCGCTCTATTACGCGGCCAAGCGGCCAGTGGTGGAGCGCGATGGCATGTTGATCATGCGTGATGATGAGCGCATGCAATTACTCCCCGGCGAAGTGCTTGAGGAAAAGCTCGTTCGCTTTCGCACGCTGGGCTGCTATCCTCTGACCGGTGCAATTGAATCCGATGCGGTGACGCTGCCCGAGATTGTCAGCGAAATGCTGATCGCCCGCACATCCGAGCGGCAGGGACGCCTGA
- a CDS encoding ABC transporter permease has translation MTLFRRSEFIIACILFAAMIIIGLINPAFWSLDNLFGLLRSNVIIGIMALGVLVVMISGGIDVSFTAFAAAAMYLTIKLMIYTGYEGVFLPFVAATLIGLFLGAFNAFFIHTFRMIPLIVTLGTGSVVRGLLLGLVGTSVINIDKMPQQLIAFAKTDLVSLTSATGTNFGLTAMILIYLGLALVTHLFLTYTMAGRSIFALGGAPEAASRVGFNTRRTLFFVYCFAGALAGFAGLLHGSMIWLANPRDFAGLELDVIAAVVLGGASIFGGRGSVIGTLLGVFMLVMVKNSLIIMKVDTTWQRVVVGLIIIVATAITAWRDRKKLV, from the coding sequence ATGACTCTGTTTCGTCGATCGGAATTCATCATCGCGTGCATTCTTTTTGCCGCCATGATCATCATTGGATTGATCAATCCGGCCTTCTGGTCGCTTGATAATCTGTTCGGGCTGCTCCGGAGCAATGTCATTATCGGCATCATGGCGCTTGGCGTTCTGGTGGTGATGATCTCAGGCGGCATCGATGTTTCGTTCACCGCCTTTGCCGCCGCGGCCATGTATCTGACCATCAAGTTGATGATCTATACGGGCTATGAGGGTGTGTTTCTGCCCTTTGTAGCCGCAACGCTGATTGGCCTTTTCCTTGGCGCGTTCAATGCGTTTTTCATCCACACTTTCAGGATGATCCCGCTGATCGTCACGCTCGGCACCGGCAGCGTGGTGCGCGGCTTGCTGCTCGGACTTGTTGGCACCAGCGTTATCAATATCGACAAGATGCCCCAGCAATTGATTGCCTTTGCCAAGACTGATCTGGTCAGCCTGACCTCCGCCACCGGCACAAATTTCGGCCTGACGGCGATGATCCTGATCTATCTCGGGCTTGCGCTCGTCACCCATCTTTTCCTCACTTACACCATGGCTGGCCGCAGCATTTTTGCACTCGGCGGCGCACCGGAGGCGGCGAGCCGTGTTGGCTTCAACACCCGCCGCACATTGTTCTTTGTCTATTGTTTTGCCGGGGCGCTGGCGGGCTTTGCCGGTCTGTTGCACGGCTCGATGATCTGGCTTGCCAACCCGCGCGATTTTGCCGGTCTGGAGCTTGATGTCATCGCCGCCGTGGTGCTGGGCGGTGCCTCGATTTTCGGCGGGCGCGGCAGTGTCATCGGCACGCTGCTCGGCGTGTTCATGCTTGTCATGGTCAAGAACAGCCTGATCATCATGAAGGTCGACACCACATGGCAACGCGTCGTCGTTGGCCTGATCATTATCGTTGCGACAGCGATTACCGCCTGGCGCGACCGCAAGAAACTGGTTTGA
- a CDS encoding LacI family DNA-binding transcriptional regulator — MANIKDVAAKANVSVGTVSRVLAKNETVGKELRELVEATIRELNFRPNGVARGLRRSRTDMIGLVIPDITNPFFAELAKHVEAIASRAGLSVLLSITNDDPKIERAQIDSLLKSYPTGLIVVPTQYGASKGWSSDVATVAVDRRCAGFPLISVNHYRGAGLAAVHLMSLGHERIAYIAGSVDAPVAGERRAGFLNTLASAGARCEVVEGHFDYASGETLGRLLLDRPAHERPTAIATASDQQAIGLLRAASDLELRVPDDVSIIGFDDIPLANLVTPRLTTISQPVEQIAARAVAAATGSENVPLQDELFEATLVVRGSTSSP; from the coding sequence ATGGCAAACATCAAGGACGTAGCCGCAAAGGCCAATGTTTCCGTAGGCACTGTCTCACGCGTACTGGCGAAGAACGAGACAGTCGGCAAAGAGCTGCGCGAACTGGTGGAAGCCACGATCCGCGAGTTGAACTTCCGGCCAAATGGCGTGGCGCGCGGTTTGCGCCGCAGCCGCACCGATATGATTGGCCTTGTCATCCCTGATATTACCAATCCGTTCTTCGCCGAACTGGCAAAGCATGTGGAGGCGATTGCCTCCCGCGCTGGATTGTCGGTGCTTCTGTCGATCACCAATGATGATCCGAAGATCGAGCGTGCGCAGATCGACAGCCTGCTCAAGAGCTACCCCACCGGCCTCATTGTTGTCCCCACACAATACGGCGCCTCCAAGGGCTGGAGCAGCGATGTGGCAACCGTGGCTGTCGACAGGCGTTGCGCGGGCTTTCCCCTGATCTCGGTCAATCACTACAGGGGTGCAGGTCTTGCAGCCGTGCATTTGATGTCGCTGGGCCATGAGCGCATTGCCTATATTGCCGGATCGGTTGATGCGCCCGTTGCGGGTGAGCGGCGGGCCGGTTTTCTCAACACGCTCGCCTCGGCGGGTGCGCGGTGCGAGGTTGTCGAGGGGCATTTCGATTATGCTTCGGGCGAGACGCTGGGACGCCTGTTGCTCGACCGTCCCGCACATGAGCGCCCGACTGCTATTGCCACGGCCAGCGATCAGCAGGCCATCGGCCTGTTGCGCGCCGCCAGCGATCTTGAACTCAGGGTGCCGGATGATGTGTCGATCATCGGATTCGACGATATTCCGCTGGCCAATCTGGTGACGCCGCGCCTGACCACGATCAGCCAGCCGGTGGAGCAGATTGCCGCGCGGGCAGTTGCCGCCGCCACCGGCAGCGAGAACGTGCCTTTGCAGGACGAACTCTTTGAAGCAACGCTGGTGGTGCGTGGTTCGACAAGCTCACCATGA
- a CDS encoding sugar ABC transporter ATP-binding protein gives MSEHLLELKNIGKRFGGLVALDAVSLSIKPGEIHCLAGENGSGKSTIIKIMAGVYQPTDGEILIDGKPVSGMTPAQSVQHGIQVIYQDFSLFGNLTVAENLALNTLLLEGRRAVNWRRVRELAEKALARLGVTMDLDADVETLPTSGKQIVAIARAVMADARLIIMDEPTTALTRHEVDALFSIVRDIQAQGIAVLFVSHKMREMLEISERLTVLRNGKKVAEGPISDFDEPAITRAMTGHDLTDQAYRWQQPKGDNLPRLDVRNLSIAGSLEDINLTLHAGEIVGLSGLIGSGRTELALALFGMNSKFTGTVKIDGDSVHPKTVQEAIASGLAYVPEDRLTEGLFLTQSIERNMLATSFDKFVRGLFIDRKKTAEATTSMFGAMQIAAPGPATPVNHLSGGNQQRVVLARWLLTGARILILNGPTVGVDVGSKAQIHRKIRELATENGLAVLMISDDVPELVQNCNRVIVMHRGRFVDEIGPDVLNEDALNDRLKALK, from the coding sequence ATGAGTGAACACCTTCTGGAACTAAAAAACATCGGCAAGCGCTTTGGTGGCCTTGTGGCGCTGGATGCTGTGTCGCTGTCGATCAAGCCGGGTGAAATTCACTGTCTGGCCGGTGAAAACGGCTCTGGCAAATCGACAATCATCAAGATCATGGCGGGCGTGTATCAGCCGACCGATGGTGAAATCCTGATCGATGGCAAGCCGGTTTCCGGCATGACGCCAGCCCAGTCGGTGCAGCATGGCATTCAGGTCATCTATCAGGATTTTTCCCTGTTCGGAAATCTGACCGTTGCGGAAAATCTGGCGCTGAACACATTGCTTCTGGAGGGCAGGCGCGCCGTCAACTGGCGCCGGGTGCGCGAACTTGCCGAAAAAGCGCTGGCACGGCTTGGCGTGACGATGGACCTTGACGCCGATGTCGAGACACTCCCCACATCAGGCAAGCAGATTGTCGCCATCGCCCGCGCTGTCATGGCCGATGCGCGGCTGATCATCATGGATGAGCCGACAACGGCACTGACCCGTCATGAGGTGGATGCGCTGTTCAGCATTGTGCGCGATATTCAGGCGCAGGGCATTGCCGTGCTCTTCGTCAGCCACAAGATGCGCGAAATGCTTGAGATCAGCGAACGCCTGACGGTCCTGCGCAATGGCAAGAAGGTCGCCGAAGGCCCGATCAGCGATTTCGATGAACCGGCGATTACCCGCGCCATGACCGGGCATGATCTGACCGATCAGGCCTATCGCTGGCAGCAGCCCAAGGGCGACAACCTACCGCGTCTTGACGTGCGTAATCTGAGCATTGCGGGCAGTCTTGAGGATATCAATCTGACCCTGCATGCGGGCGAAATTGTCGGCCTTTCCGGGCTCATCGGTTCGGGCCGCACGGAACTGGCGCTGGCGCTGTTCGGCATGAATTCCAAATTCACCGGCACGGTCAAAATCGATGGCGACAGCGTCCATCCGAAGACGGTTCAGGAAGCCATTGCGAGCGGGCTTGCCTATGTGCCCGAGGACCGGTTGACCGAGGGGCTGTTCCTCACCCAGTCGATCGAACGCAACATGCTGGCGACCTCCTTCGACAAATTTGTGCGCGGCCTGTTCATCGACCGCAAGAAGACCGCCGAGGCAACCACCTCCATGTTCGGTGCGATGCAGATCGCCGCGCCCGGACCCGCAACGCCCGTGAACCATCTCTCCGGTGGCAACCAGCAGCGCGTGGTGCTGGCGCGCTGGCTTCTGACCGGCGCGCGCATCCTCATCCTCAACGGCCCGACTGTCGGTGTCGACGTTGGTTCCAAGGCGCAGATCCATCGCAAGATCCGCGAGCTTGCCACCGAGAACGGCCTTGCCGTGCTGATGATTTCCGACGATGTGCCGGAGCTGGTGCAGAACTGCAACCGCGTGATTGTCATGCATCGCGGCCGTTTCGTTGATGAAATCGGACCTGATGTTTTGAATGAAGACGCTTTAAACGACCGCCTGAAGGCCTTGAAATGA
- a CDS encoding ABC transporter permease, with translation MQNSSFAKRILGQDRNILQLLVITVLVFALMSYLNPDKFLRYYNFESITYIMPELGILAIAMMIAMLTGGIDLSVVGIANLAGILAGVFFHSVIVGTSQSTGMVLLYTGIGVLMALGIGLLAGVLNGFLISKLRITPILATLGTGQIFTGLAVVLTGGPAIVGFPDAWNFIGNGKILGIATPFILFVVVAGAVAVLLTRTTLGVNLMLIGTNPRAAIFAGLRKDRMIFYSYMMTGLLAAIAGVILSGRTNAAKSDYGASYLLQAILIAVLGGTNPAGGKGRVLGVSIALIALMLLSSGFQILRFSNHLIDFIWGGFLLVVIALNAFRNSDR, from the coding sequence ATGCAAAACAGCTCATTCGCCAAACGCATTCTCGGGCAGGACCGCAATATCCTGCAACTGCTCGTCATCACCGTGCTCGTCTTCGCGCTGATGTCCTATCTCAACCCGGACAAATTCCTGCGCTACTATAATTTTGAATCCATCACCTACATCATGCCGGAACTCGGCATTCTCGCCATTGCCATGATGATTGCCATGCTGACAGGCGGCATTGACCTTTCCGTGGTCGGTATCGCCAATCTTGCCGGTATTCTGGCGGGTGTTTTTTTCCATTCGGTGATTGTCGGCACAAGCCAGTCGACCGGCATGGTGCTGCTTTATACCGGCATTGGCGTGCTGATGGCGCTCGGCATCGGCCTGCTCGCCGGGGTGCTCAATGGCTTTCTCATCTCCAAGCTGCGTATCACGCCCATTCTGGCGACGCTGGGTACCGGGCAAATCTTCACCGGCCTTGCCGTGGTGCTGACAGGCGGCCCGGCCATTGTCGGCTTTCCCGATGCGTGGAATTTTATCGGCAATGGTAAAATCCTTGGCATTGCCACGCCGTTCATCCTGTTTGTCGTGGTTGCAGGGGCGGTGGCGGTCCTGCTGACGCGCACCACGCTTGGCGTCAACCTCATGCTCATCGGCACCAATCCGCGCGCGGCAATTTTTGCCGGTCTGCGCAAGGACCGGATGATTTTCTACTCCTACATGATGACGGGGCTTCTGGCTGCCATCGCCGGTGTCATCCTGTCAGGGCGCACCAATGCGGCGAAATCCGATTACGGCGCGTCATACCTGTTGCAAGCCATCCTGATTGCCGTTCTCGGCGGCACCAATCCGGCTGGCGGTAAGGGCAGGGTGCTTGGGGTTTCCATAGCCCTGATCGCGTTGATGCTGCTCTCTTCGGGTTTCCAGATCCTGCGCTTTTCCAATCACCTCATTGATTTCATCTGGGGCGGCTTCCTGCTCGTGGTCATTGCGCTGAATGCCTTCAGAAACAGCGACAGGTAA